The nucleotide window ATAAGCTGTCGGAACGACAAAACTTATTGATTTATTAAAATAGAACTCCTTCCCAGCGCTGGCAAACCTCAAACTGCACGAAGGACATTTATTTCTGTATTCTTCTATAACAGCAATGATCCTATCCCTTAACCCACGGATAGTGCCAAACTGCACAATGTCTATGCTTGCAAGTTTTTCCGCAAGTTCATCTTCACCCAAGGCATATGAAATCCAATACGCAAAATCATTCGGCGGCTCGGGAGACAGATACTCGTGCTGCTGCAAAAACCTGTGCGTATGATGATAAATGGAAGAGCCCGGCACTTCCTTCAGTAAAGCAAGCAATTCTTCAATATTATGGGCTTTAAGCCCCGTCAACTCTGAGAGGTTAAACCTTGTATAAAATGTAAATTGTTCTTTTGCTTTTAACAATTCGCTCATAAACCACCCCTTAACAATTCGGAAATTTTATTCCTGATAATTGGCACGAATGGCGTAGGGACGCTGAAATTCTCCAAACCCAGCTTGAGTAAATCTTTTGTGTAATTAACATCGGATGCCATATCACCGCAGAGAACACATTCTTTGCCTTTATTATTACACGCCTTAATTACTCTTTCTATGTATTCCATAACCATTTCTGATCCGGCTTCGTAGTAGCTGGAAACCGATGAATTTTCACGTCCGGATGCTGTAGTATATTGTATAAGGTCATTTGTGCCTATGCTTACAAAATCTGCATGATTTAGTATCTCGTCAATTTTTAACACAGCAGCAGGAACTTCTATCATAGCGCCTAAAAGTATGTTTTCGTTAAAAGGAATATTTCCCAGCTTTAACAGGTTTTTGCATTCATTCAATTTCTGCCTTACCTTCAAAACATCATCAGGAATTGTAACCATAGGAATTAGTATTTTAAGTTTATACTTAGCGCTTAGTTTTAGAAATACTCTTAACTCTGTTTCTAATACCTGCGGGTAGCCGAGCAGCATCCTGACTCCCCGCAGTCCCAGCGACGAGTTCTGTTCTGTACCAAAGGAAAGGTAAGGAATGGTTTTATCGTTATTAATATCAAGCAGGCGGGCTGTTATCTCGGACCCTTTTAGTCCTGAAAAACATTTATCTAATGCATCATATAATTGTGTCTCACTTGGAAGCGTTTTGTGCTGCATATACAACTGCTCCAGCCTGAATAACCCTATTGCGCTGCTTCCATATTCTAATGATTTGACCACTTCTTCGCGGGAATTTACATTAGACAAAACTTTTATTATTTTATTATCCTTCTTTAATTCAATGTTTTTATTGCGACTTATATAATTCTTCCATTCTGATTCCTTTTGCTTAATTATTGCTTTAAGCGAAGATATCTCGTGCTTGTCAGGATTAATAACTATCTCGCCGGAATCAGCATTTAAGATAGCGGGTTGTCCCGATGGAATATCTTCTAAATCATAATCAAACTGGCATATATAAGGTATCCTCATGCTTTTGGCAAGAAGCGCTGCATGTGAACTCTTGCTGCCTTCCTCTGTAAGCATCCCGACCACATTTCTACGTTTCATATATACTGTATCAGAAGGCAACAGCCTCTTGGATATAACAATTGTATTTTCAGGCAGTTGTTCTATGATATTCTTATCTATTCCCATAAGATAGCGCAAGACCCTTTTGCTAAGATCTAATATGTCATCGCCTCTTTCTTTAATAATATCACTACCAGATTCCCTGAACCTGCCTTCCCATTTTTTAAATACACCTTTAACAACATTTTCTGCATTAACCATTCTTAATTTTAAGTCTGTTTTTAGCTCATCTATAAGCTTTTGGTCATTAAGCACAAGCCAATGGAAATCAAAAAGATCAGAAAACTCCTTACCTATATGGTTTTTCATCTCTTTTCCCATTTCTTCAATATCATCTTTTACAAAGCCAAGAGCTTTTTGTATACGGTTAAATTCTGGTTCAACTTCATCTACGCTTATCTCGCGGTATTCTATATCTCTTTCAAGAATATCTTTATAAACATAAATATTACCTATAGATAAACCCGGAGAGATAGGAATACCTCTAATAACCAGCCTGATATTTTTATCCTTTTTATCGACAATGTTACAATTGTCTTTTTTTGTTTCTTCATGTTCGCTTATATTTTTTTCTTCATAAACATAAATTCTGTTCTTGCCCAGCCTTTTTGCCATATATACTGCTTTATCTGCTGCTTCTAAAGTTTCTGAAATACTCTTCAAATTGTCCATATTAAATGATGCAACACCAATGCTTACAGATACGCGTATATTGTCACTTCCAATTTCCTTGGGTTTTATATTTATCTTTCGGATATTTTCAATTATCTTTCTTGAAAATAATCCGGCTTCATTTTCCGAAGTGTTAGGCGCAAGCACTACGAATTCGTCGCCGCCGAATCTGTAGGCAGTATCAATAACCCTGACGTTTTTCTTTAGTACTTCACCGACTTTCAATATTACCTCATCACCAGTCAAATGCCCGTATGTATCATTTATCTGTTTCAACTCATCAATGTCCATAAATAACAATGAAAAATATGACCCGTATCTTCTCGCCCTCTCAATTTCTCTGTTCAATTCGTGAAAAAGAAGTTTCTTGTCATATATGTTTGTTTTATCATCTTCAATAGCAGCTCTTGCAAACGAAAGTATCTTGTCCTCTTCCATTATAAGCGGTTTTTTTAGGGTTCCTTTTATATTGGTCAAATAATCAAGAGACGCCACCTGTATACCGATGTTTCTATTAAGCACGGAAGATAGCATCTTCTGATGAGCGATTATTGAATTAAACTTCTTTTTTGCTTCTTCTTCATCTGATGTTATCTCATGTGTAAGCACATAGATAAACTCAATATATATCTTATTGCCTAATTCTTTTTTAAAACGGTTTAGCTTTTCTATCTGCTGGCTAGTTCCGTTTTTTTCGCCGGCAAATATTTCTATAAAATCCAGGTCAATTTTCTTTTCTTTGATAAACTTTGCCTCTTCTTCAAGGCAATCTGCTTTTCTTATGTGGACCATAAGCACCTCCACACATCATATTCTTAACTGATTTAAGAAATGCAAAAACTTCGTCAGGGTTTTTAAGCTGGTAATCAGCATGAGAACTGCCTTTCTCACCCACAAATACGGTTATTCCTATGTTTTTCAAGGCCATAAAAGCATCTTCATCAGTTAAATCATCGCCTAAACATATAGGGATTACCGAAGTGTCTGAAGCGTACTTTGATAAAATCCGTAAAACAGCGGTTCCTTTGTTCAGTTCAATGCTGGGCCTGATTTCATAACACATTTTCCCAAGCCAAATCCTAAGTTTCCCGTTTTTTACAGGTTTTTTTAACAGCTGATTGAATATTGCATTTAATTGCGGCATATCCTTCTCATTAACCATGCGGTAATGCAGGGTAACCGCAAGTTTTTTGTCTTCTACTAATACTCCTTTGATTATTGATAGTTTGTCTTTAAGTTCGGACTTCATGGCTATCAATAGCTTCTTAACATCCGGCGCAATTTCCGCTTTATATATAAAATCCGGCCCCTCTATCTCAAGCCCGTGATTGCCTACATAAGTTATATTTTGTAAACCCGCCATTTTTTTAACATCATTTAAATATCTTCCCGAAATTATAACGATCTTAACATGTGGCAACTTTGCCAGCGCACTCAAAAGGCTTTTTACTTTTCCCGGTAAAACCGCCTTTTTGGGAGTATCCGCTAAAGAAACGAGCGTGCCGTCGTAATCCAAGAACAGCACCACGCTCTTGTTTTTCATTAATTTTAGGACTTCTTTTTCGTTCTCAAGCAATGATTTCATTTCAATTCCGCCTTTTCCTGTATGTAATTGATAGCCCGTATAGGATACGGGATAGTAATATTTTCCTCTTTATATTTTTCATGGAGTTTCTTTACAAATTCGTGCTTTATCAGGTATTGATCCACAAACTCCTTTACCCGCAAGATGACCGTGAACTGTATGCTTGAATCACCAAAAGTATGATAACGGATAAACGGCTCAAATTCAGGAACGCCGCCGTTTACGGTTTTCATTATTTCCTTGGCCGTTTCGCAAGTAATCCTTTCAACCTTATTTAGGTCGCTGTTATAATGAACTCCCAGATTTATTAGAACTGCCATTTCTTTATCAGGCATATGATAATTCGTTATTATTGTTTTCGTAAGTTTATCATTCGGGATAAGTATGAGGTTATTCGCCAGCATTCTTACTTTTGTAGTCCGCCAGTTTATATCAGCCACGTATCCTTCTTCGCCTGTTTCGAGTTTAATGTAATCTCCGACCCTTACCTGATTGGAAACAATAATATAAAACCCTGCGAATAGATTGGATAAAGTATCCTGTAAAGCCAGAGCTATCGCTAACCCGCCCACGCCTAATGTTGCAAGGAAAGGGGTTATTGAAACACCCATGGTATGCAAAATTACTATAGCCCCGATGCTAAAAACGGCAATTTTTGTAAGGTTATGAGTAAGGCTTGCCATGCCGGAGGCTTTCTCAATACCTTTGGACGCTAACGATATCAGTTTCGTTAATATATTTGATAATACGAACGTTATAGATGTTATTGCGAGTATTACAATAGCTTTTCCTGCTATCGTAATAAGTTCATTATTCATTGGAGCATATTTAACTGAAAAATATAAGCTAAGCATTACACACCACAATAAAGAAGGCTTTTTAAGGGCAGCAATTACAATATCATCTATCTCAGTTTTAGTTGATTTTGCCCAACCAGACAGGTATTTGAAAAATATATTTCGCAGAGCCACACCCGTAATAAATACCCCTACGAATACCCCCGCGGCAAACAGTATCCCGTCTCCTTTTAAAATATTCATAATCATAAAATTCCCCTATTTTTTTAATCCCGTCAAATCGTTAATAATTGCACCTGCCCATTTGAAAACATTGTTCTCTTTTACAATATTGTGCATATTCTTCATACGTTTAACTTTTTCTTCTTTTGGCATCTCAACAGCAAACCTTATTGCATCGGCAAATTTATCTATTGAATACGGGTTAATCTGTATGGCATCTGCAAGCTCCCTTGCAGCTCCGGTAAAACAACTTAAAATCAAGCTTCCGTTATAGTCGGTTTTGGAGGCGATATATTCTTTAGCCACCAGGTTCATGCCGTCATGCAAAGAACTGACCAGGCAGAAATCTGCCATAGCATAATACGGCTTTATCTCATCGCTTGAAAAATGCTGCTTTAAATAGATTATCGGTTTCCAGCCGTTATCTGAATACTTCCAGTTTATCCTTTCTACCACCTCATCAATCTCGCCCATCAATTCATGATATTTCTTAATATGTGTCCGGGATGGCGCGGCAAGCTGAATATACACTATCTTTTTTCTATATTCCGGATACTTTTCAAGCAGTTTTTCTATTGCCAACATCCTTTCAACAAGCCCTTTTGTGTAATCAATCCTTTCAACACCTATGCCGATTATTTTATCTTCCAAATCGTATTCTTTTTTTATGTCGTTTACAGATTGAGCAGTTTCTTTCGAGCCTGCATATGTATTTGTATCAACACTTATAGGAAAAGCCCGTATCAATGTTTCCTTATTATTTCTTACAACGCTGAACTTCTCTGTATCAATCCTGCTTTCAAGAAGGCGGTTACAGGTATCTATAAAATTGTTGCAGTGGTATTGAACATGAAAACCTATCAAATCGCAGCCAAGCATCCCGTCAAGTATTTCTTCCTGGTACGGACATATTGAAAACACTTCAGGGTTAGGCCACGGTATATGCCAGAACATCGCAACTATAGCGTCCGGCCGTTTTTCCTTGATTAATTTGGGAAGCAGCGTAAAATGGTAGTCCTGAATAAATACAAAAGGTGTTTTTGAAGGCAGTTCCTCCAAAATGCTCTCGGCAAACTTCTCGTTGACCTTTTTATAAACCTCCCAATCCGTCTGCCTGAAAGTAGGCCTCGTATATGTTATATGGCAAAGAGGCCACAAACCTTCGTTTGAAAAACCAAGATAGTACCCGTTTTCTTCTTCCTTTGAAAGCCATATTCTTTTTAGTATATAATGAATATCCTGCGGAGGTACTCCCAGTTTATCTTTAGAATTCACAAACTTTCTATCAGCCTGGCCGCTGCCCTGAGCTATCCACATCCCGCCGCAGGCTTTTAGTATAGGATCGAGGGCCGTAACCACACCGCTTGCAGGCCTTATACATTTAGGCTGGTTTGTATCTTCATCTAAAACATGCATATATGGTTCCCTGTTTGAAACCACAAAAAACGAGTTTTCCCCGAGTTTTGCATGAACCAGGTTTTTAAGTTTTGTTTCATCCCAGAGTTCAGCCTTATTTAAATTTCGTAATGCTTCAGTTGAAAGGGATTTCCTTGCTACCCGCAGCCCCAAAGCTACTTGTTCCACTTCGCTTGCGAATTTCCCGAAATCATCAATATCTTTAATCTTAAACTGGTCATCAATATCGCCTTTCTGGAAAAGTTGGAACCATTCTGTAAGCCGCCTTAAAGGTAGCGTAAATATCTGTCTTTGCAGGATTAAAATGACTATCACAATAGCAATTATAAGCCCAAAAAGAGTTATACTGGTCCTTCGCCATAACTCTGTTAACGTATTATTAATATAGGAAGTATCATATATTACTTTTAATACACCTAAAACCTCATTATTATCGTTTCTAACCGGGAATATGTAACTGTACAAGGAATACTCTTTATGCTTTTCCGTTTCATCAGCCGGCTCACCTTTGATAATAGATATCTTTATCAGCCCTTTCTCATCTTTGCCAAGAAATTCAACTACCTTTTCAGTAACAGCTAATACTTTCATATCCCTACTGTAAAAAACGCAACCTTGCAGGCGTTCTCTTTTCTGGAATATATCCGCAAGGCGCTGAGCGGTCTTAACATCATTTTTTATAAAAATATCTCTTGCCGATAGTTCCATACTTTCAGCAACATTTTTAGCTTTCCGTTTCAGGTCGTCATAAAGCCTTTCTTCCTGAAAACGCACCTGCAAAAATCCAAAAACAGCGAATACGCCCGCAATTATCACAAGAATCGGCAATGTAAACAATAGAATTCTTTTCATTGAACCTCACAACGGGCCCGGCCGGCGGCCCGGCATATTCTCTAGATTTTAATGAACCTTGGCAGATAAACCCCTAAAAACCTGCTATATTATTTGTTGGTTTCTTCTTTCTTTGCGGTTGATATCTTTAATATGGAGTATATAGGGCATAAACCTACAAAACTTGTCATAAACAAAATAAAAGCAATTATCAATAAAATAACACCGAATATCCCGCTTATAAAACCTTTCAAATACAGCAATCCCAATGTTAAAGCAATGACGATCCTTAAAATAGAATCCAATGTACCGATGTTTTTCACCATTTCAATATCCTCCAAATAAAAAAGCCGCTACTGGATAAATTATCCAGATGGCGGCCCGACCATCTAATCCTCCAAATCGCTTAAAAGCAATCTGAACCCTTTAGAACAATATTTAGATGACTAAATTATAGCTTAATATATTACAAAATTCAATGTGAGTCCTCAATCTTTAATGGTAAAAGATAACTCCTTGGTTTGTGCCACTATTATGACAAAATTTGTCTGTTTCTTTATTCAGCTGCGCTTCATTCTTTCTTCTTATTGGCTTTTACAGCCCTCCAAACCGATATTTGAAGCCTTGTAAGTACTTTTATGGCCTTCCTGCTAGTCTGGATCATACTTTGTTACCCTTAGAACGAACATGGCTTACAAAAGATGTGATTATATCAAAAAGGGCGGTTGTAGGGATGTCCGTTATTTTACAAGTTTCTTTATTTACAATGTCTGTTATTTTTTTTACTGCTTTTGGCAAGATGTCCGTTATTTTATATGCTATTATAACTAAAAAGACCGTTATGTCTATATGTAAAGTATCTGGAAGGCATGAATTGTGTTGTTGTTAAGGTTTACAGATTTTTTACAGATGGGTTATCGACGATGGTGTCCGTTATATCGACGACTTGATTTTTGCTTATGAGTCGTCTGCTCTAACCAACTGAGTTAAAACAGTATTGAGTTATGAGTAGCTAGTTTTGAGTAACTTCTTATTCTCGCTGTACTCAATACTTTGTTGACAGTACATTTATTTATTCTAAATATTCCCTCAATTGTTTGCTTCTTGAAGGATGCCTTAATTTTCTGATAGCTTTTGCCTCAATCTGCCTGACCCTTTCCCTGGTAACCCCGAATATCTTTCCAACCTCTTCTAAAGTCCTCGGGTAACCGACCCCTATACCGTAACGCAGGCGGATTATATCCGCTTCTCTTGGAGTAAGCGTGCATAAAACTTTTTCTATCTCCATCTGCACCCTGTATTCATTGTTTTTCTGCACAGGGCTCGGGTTATTATGGTCTTCTATAAAATCTTCAAGTCTTGAGTCTTCCTCTTCGCCGATTGGAGTTGCAAGGGAGATCGGGTCCTGCATCATTTTTAAGACCTTCCTCATCCTGTCGCTTGACATCCGAAGCAGTTTGCAGTATTCTTCGATCGTAGGGTCTCTGCCGTATTCCTGCTGGTAACGTTTTTTGACTTTTGTAAGCTTGGATATCAGCTCTTTCATATGGACAGGGATACGTATTGTCCTCGACTGATCTGCTATAGCCCTGTTTATAGATTGCCTGATCCACCAAGTGGCATAAGTTGAGAATTTGAAACCGCGTTTCCACTCGAATTTTTCAACAGCCTTTGACAGGCCTAGGTTCCCTTCCTGAATGAGGTCTGAAAGCTCCAGGTTGCTCATTCCGACATGTTTTTTTGCTATCGATACTACGAGGCGGAAATTCGCCTGAATAAGTTTCATTTTATCGTCATGAATAACCTGTTCGAGTTCTCTTATCCTTTCATCCGTTGTCAGGAGGTCTTCCCGGCTGACAGAAAGCCCGTCTCCTACTCTTCTTCTTCTATGCAGTACGGCCTCTAGATTCTGTATCAAAGCTTCTATACCGGTGGGGGTATATCCCGTCTGCCGTTTAAATTCGTTGAAACTGACCCTTTTTGTTTTATATAAACGATAAAGCTGTAAAACCTTATTGTAGGGCATCTTAAGCTTTTTTTCATAACGTTTTAGCTCGTCTTCCAGTTCCCTGATCTTTGTTGCAGTAGTTTTTATCTTGTTGATCAACCTCTTTATTTTATCCTGGTTCAGATTAAGGCCAACTATTATATTGATGATCTCCGCGCTCATGGATTCAATAAAAACAGATAATTTGCTTTTTTCCTTGTCTGTGACCTTGCTTTTTTTAAGCTTCTCCTGGGCCTTTTCTATTTTTTTCTCATGTTTTGTTATCTGGTTTACGGCTTTTCTTATTTTTTGGCGCATCCTGCGAAGCTGTCCTGTAGATTTTCTTCCTCTCGGCATCAGTTCTTTGGGAGTCATTTCCTGTTGGCTTATCAACGTTTCCCAGTTCCGTATTTCTTTTAATATTATTGGGGATTCAAGCACCAGGTGTTTAAGCAATTTTTCATTTTCCCTTATACTGCGTGCCAGGTTTACCTCAGTAGTACGGTCAAGAAGCGAGACCTTGGCCATTTCGCTCAAATACATCCTTACAGGGTTTGTTATCTCATCCTCATCTTCTTCTTTTTGCAGTACTTCTATTACCTCGGCCGGTTTTTGTGTAAATTCTTTTCCTTTGTCGACTACCGCTATGCCCAGTTCATCGAGCGTCCCGAAAAATTCATCTATTTTCTCAGGGGACATAACTGTACCCGGTATATTTTTATTTATCTCATCATAAGTTATAAACCCGTGGCTTTTGCCGAGTTCTATTAGTTCTTTGAATACATCTGTTTTTTTGTTTTCCATACTACTTTACTGTCCCCTTTAATTGTCTGTTCAACTCATGGTAAAGACGCATTTTACTGTTATCAAGAGGCATAT belongs to Candidatus Liberimonas magnetica and includes:
- a CDS encoding mechanosensitive ion channel family protein, with the translated sequence MIMNILKGDGILFAAGVFVGVFITGVALRNIFFKYLSGWAKSTKTEIDDIVIAALKKPSLLWCVMLSLYFSVKYAPMNNELITIAGKAIVILAITSITFVLSNILTKLISLASKGIEKASGMASLTHNLTKIAVFSIGAIVILHTMGVSITPFLATLGVGGLAIALALQDTLSNLFAGFYIIVSNQVRVGDYIKLETGEEGYVADINWRTTKVRMLANNLILIPNDKLTKTIITNYHMPDKEMAVLINLGVHYNSDLNKVERITCETAKEIMKTVNGGVPEFEPFIRYHTFGDSSIQFTVILRVKEFVDQYLIKHEFVKKLHEKYKEENITIPYPIRAINYIQEKAELK
- the otsB gene encoding trehalose-phosphatase; the protein is MKSLLENEKEVLKLMKNKSVVLFLDYDGTLVSLADTPKKAVLPGKVKSLLSALAKLPHVKIVIISGRYLNDVKKMAGLQNITYVGNHGLEIEGPDFIYKAEIAPDVKKLLIAMKSELKDKLSIIKGVLVEDKKLAVTLHYRMVNEKDMPQLNAIFNQLLKKPVKNGKLRIWLGKMCYEIRPSIELNKGTAVLRILSKYASDTSVIPICLGDDLTDEDAFMALKNIGITVFVGEKGSSHADYQLKNPDEVFAFLKSVKNMMCGGAYGPHKKSRLP
- the ptsP gene encoding phosphoenolpyruvate--protein phosphotransferase encodes the protein MVHIRKADCLEEEAKFIKEKKIDLDFIEIFAGEKNGTSQQIEKLNRFKKELGNKIYIEFIYVLTHEITSDEEEAKKKFNSIIAHQKMLSSVLNRNIGIQVASLDYLTNIKGTLKKPLIMEEDKILSFARAAIEDDKTNIYDKKLLFHELNREIERARRYGSYFSLLFMDIDELKQINDTYGHLTGDEVILKVGEVLKKNVRVIDTAYRFGGDEFVVLAPNTSENEAGLFSRKIIENIRKINIKPKEIGSDNIRVSVSIGVASFNMDNLKSISETLEAADKAVYMAKRLGKNRIYVYEEKNISEHEETKKDNCNIVDKKDKNIRLVIRGIPISPGLSIGNIYVYKDILERDIEYREISVDEVEPEFNRIQKALGFVKDDIEEMGKEMKNHIGKEFSDLFDFHWLVLNDQKLIDELKTDLKLRMVNAENVVKGVFKKWEGRFRESGSDIIKERGDDILDLSKRVLRYLMGIDKNIIEQLPENTIVISKRLLPSDTVYMKRRNVVGMLTEEGSKSSHAALLAKSMRIPYICQFDYDLEDIPSGQPAILNADSGEIVINPDKHEISSLKAIIKQKESEWKNYISRNKNIELKKDNKIIKVLSNVNSREEVVKSLEYGSSAIGLFRLEQLYMQHKTLPSETQLYDALDKCFSGLKGSEITARLLDINNDKTIPYLSFGTEQNSSLGLRGVRMLLGYPQVLETELRVFLKLSAKYKLKILIPMVTIPDDVLKVRQKLNECKNLLKLGNIPFNENILLGAMIEVPAAVLKIDEILNHADFVSIGTNDLIQYTTASGRENSSVSSYYEAGSEMVMEYIERVIKACNNKGKECVLCGDMASDVNYTKDLLKLGLENFSVPTPFVPIIRNKISELLRGGL
- a CDS encoding trehalose-6-phosphate synthase, which translates into the protein MKRILLFTLPILVIIAGVFAVFGFLQVRFQEERLYDDLKRKAKNVAESMELSARDIFIKNDVKTAQRLADIFQKRERLQGCVFYSRDMKVLAVTEKVVEFLGKDEKGLIKISIIKGEPADETEKHKEYSLYSYIFPVRNDNNEVLGVLKVIYDTSYINNTLTELWRRTSITLFGLIIAIVIVILILQRQIFTLPLRRLTEWFQLFQKGDIDDQFKIKDIDDFGKFASEVEQVALGLRVARKSLSTEALRNLNKAELWDETKLKNLVHAKLGENSFFVVSNREPYMHVLDEDTNQPKCIRPASGVVTALDPILKACGGMWIAQGSGQADRKFVNSKDKLGVPPQDIHYILKRIWLSKEEENGYYLGFSNEGLWPLCHITYTRPTFRQTDWEVYKKVNEKFAESILEELPSKTPFVFIQDYHFTLLPKLIKEKRPDAIVAMFWHIPWPNPEVFSICPYQEEILDGMLGCDLIGFHVQYHCNNFIDTCNRLLESRIDTEKFSVVRNNKETLIRAFPISVDTNTYAGSKETAQSVNDIKKEYDLEDKIIGIGVERIDYTKGLVERMLAIEKLLEKYPEYRKKIVYIQLAAPSRTHIKKYHELMGEIDEVVERINWKYSDNGWKPIIYLKQHFSSDEIKPYYAMADFCLVSSLHDGMNLVAKEYIASKTDYNGSLILSCFTGAARELADAIQINPYSIDKFADAIRFAVEMPKEEKVKRMKNMHNIVKENNVFKWAGAIINDLTGLKK
- a CDS encoding sigma-70 family RNA polymerase sigma factor — its product is MENKKTDVFKELIELGKSHGFITYDEINKNIPGTVMSPEKIDEFFGTLDELGIAVVDKGKEFTQKPAEVIEVLQKEEDEDEITNPVRMYLSEMAKVSLLDRTTEVNLARSIRENEKLLKHLVLESPIILKEIRNWETLISQQEMTPKELMPRGRKSTGQLRRMRQKIRKAVNQITKHEKKIEKAQEKLKKSKVTDKEKSKLSVFIESMSAEIINIIVGLNLNQDKIKRLINKIKTTATKIRELEDELKRYEKKLKMPYNKVLQLYRLYKTKRVSFNEFKRQTGYTPTGIEALIQNLEAVLHRRRRVGDGLSVSREDLLTTDERIRELEQVIHDDKMKLIQANFRLVVSIAKKHVGMSNLELSDLIQEGNLGLSKAVEKFEWKRGFKFSTYATWWIRQSINRAIADQSRTIRIPVHMKELISKLTKVKKRYQQEYGRDPTIEEYCKLLRMSSDRMRKVLKMMQDPISLATPIGEEEDSRLEDFIEDHNNPSPVQKNNEYRVQMEIEKVLCTLTPREADIIRLRYGIGVGYPRTLEEVGKIFGVTRERVRQIEAKAIRKLRHPSRSKQLREYLE
- a CDS encoding DUF2892 domain-containing protein; protein product: MVKNIGTLDSILRIVIALTLGLLYLKGFISGIFGVILLIIAFILFMTSFVGLCPIYSILKISTAKKEETNK
- a CDS encoding DUF5752 family protein codes for the protein MSELLKAKEQFTFYTRFNLSELTGLKAHNIEELLALLKEVPGSSIYHHTHRFLQQHEYLSPEPPNDFAYWISYALGEDELAEKLASIDIVQFGTIRGLRDRIIAVIEEYRNKCPSCSLRFASAGKEFYFNKSISFVVPTAYTANDLSEFKTALEKVSNNSIYFHMFEARLRLERESNDFSNWIESSIGDAELAKEIAKLDPYTYALDDLRKIIIKIVYRRIT